Within the Amycolatopsis solani genome, the region CCCGTCCCACAGCCGGACCAGCCGCACCGGCGTGGTGCCGCAGGTGACCCGCACCCGCGCCCCCGGCGGCAGGTCGACGTGCCGGGTCCCGTCGCAGGTCAGGACGGCCGACGAGCCGTCCGGGTCGATCCCGACGGTGATCACCGAGTCCCGCGAGACGACCAGCGGCCGCGCGAACATCGCGTGCGCGTTGCTCGGCACGACCAGCAGCGCCTGGACGTCCGGCCAGATGATCGGGCCGCCCGCCGAGAACGCGTACGCCGTCGAACCGGTGGGTGTGGCGCAGAGCACACCGTCGCAGCCGAACGCCGACACCGGCCTGCCGTCGACCTCGATCAGCGCGTCGAGGACCCGCTCGCGGGTGCTCTTCTCGACGCTGGCTTCGTTGAGGGCCCAGGTTCGGGCGACCTCTTCGCCGCCGTGGGTGACCGTGACGTCGATGGTCATCCGCTCTTCGACCTGGTAGTCGCCGTCGACGACCCGCTGCACGGTGTCGGCCAGCGCGTCGGAGTCCGCCTCGGCGAGGAAGCCGACGCGCCCGAGGTTCACCCCCAGCACCGGCACCCCGGCCGGACGGGCCAGCTCGGCCGCGCGCAGCAGCGTGCCGTCGCCACCGAGGACGAAGACCAGCTCGACGCCCGCGGCGGGGTTGTCGTCCGGGTCGACGACCGTGCAGGTCGCGCCGACTCCGTGCTCGTCGG harbors:
- a CDS encoding NAD kinase, which codes for MTTEREVLLMVHPDRDATGEAAREVSARFAKAGIRIRVIEHDVCALINPDEHGVGATCTVVDPDDNPAAGVELVFVLGGDGTLLRAAELARPAGVPVLGVNLGRVGFLAEADSDALADTVQRVVDGDYQVEERMTIDVTVTHGGEEVARTWALNEASVEKSTRERVLDALIEVDGRPVSAFGCDGVLCATPTGSTAYAFSAGGPIIWPDVQALLVVPSNAHAMFARPLVVSRDSVITVGIDPDGSSAVLTCDGTRHVDLPPGARVRVTCGTTPVRLVRLWDGPFTDRLVQKFSLPVKSWRERHARPCE